Proteins from a genomic interval of uncultured Desulfuromusa sp.:
- a CDS encoding DUF4212 domain-containing protein codes for MTDNSSKAYWKETLALVRNILIVWFLVSYGCGILFAPALNSISLGGYPLGFWFAHQGAMYCFIAMIFIYAKLMGKLDEKYDVHED; via the coding sequence ATGACTGACAACAGCAGTAAAGCTTATTGGAAAGAAACATTAGCCTTGGTCAGAAATATTCTGATTGTCTGGTTTCTTGTTTCTTATGGTTGTGGAATCCTGTTTGCTCCAGCGCTCAACAGTATTTCACTCGGCGGCTACCCACTCGGGTTCTGGTTCGCTCATCAAGGGGCTATGTATTGTTTTATCGCGATGATTTTCATCTACGCTAAGCTGATGGGAAAACTCGACGAAAAAT